GCATGTGGTGGTAAAGGTGGGGGAACACTATCGTCGCTATGTGAAATACTCATTagcaaattaattattttattttttaatttattatttttttgttttttttttttttatttaatctatTGCTTCAAATTATAGCTTAAAAGTTTCCGGATAGTTGAAATAGATATGGGTCCTTGAATCGAGGTCGACGTACCTAAATAGTTTCGATTTTTGAGATtcggatatttttttaaagcatttctACAATTTATGACTTCAAACTGGCATTAATTCAGTTAATTTTGGCTTAATTCAATActtattatgaattttttttgtgaaccgATAacctatttgaatttttttagtcaaatacaTTTATCGTAGGTTACCTTGTatgatttaaaaatgaattcgTTCAactacaccggcacacaaaaaaaaaaaagtgtcatgaaccagaaaccagacctatctttctatatgtttttgggaccgctgaatccgaatttcaagtccgtttggccctgtcaccctccagttttgagtaatatgcaaaaaactcaaaaaaaggtagtttttggggtcttttttacacttttctcaaaactggagggtgaccgggcaaaacggacttgaaattcggattcagcggtcccaaaaacatatagaaagataggtctggtttctgcttcatacaacttttttttttgtgtgctagcacgtcgcgacatgtcgctgtcatacccggcacacaaaaaaaaaagtttcatgtaccaggaagcagacctatctttctatatgtttttgggaccgctgaatccgattttcaagtccgttttgcccggtcacccttcagttttgagaaaaatgcaaaaaactccaaaaaaagtcataaaaattcaaacaaaatgcactcacagctcaaaactggagggtgatggggccaaacggactttaaattcggattcagcgtgcccaaaaacatatagaaagataggtctggtttctggttcatgacactttttttttttgtgtgccggtgttattaaaaaaaattttttttaaaaataattccttaaagttacgtatacgcaaCAGTGACCTTTACATACAGGGACCTAGTAGAAAATGCATTCATTGATTCTGCCTTTAAGatttaatattaaatgaaagcaGGCACAATAACTAATACAGGGCGTTCCGCAGttaccgcaaaaaaaaaaaaaagtaagtaattCTTTGCtcgttttacttttattttttggaatctTTTAATAACTGTTATATCTCGTAACGTAGATAGACGGTCACGCTGATTCATGGGTGAAAATCTTGCCTATGtaactttgactttttttagtGGTACATCATCTTGCGAGGAATGGAGAAGGTATCACAGAGTATCAATGTCATTAACTTAAGTATTTCgaaatttacagaaaaatctGAGTTCTTATTAGTTGATGTAACTCAGCGTTCAAAGTTGATGTCTTTAACTGATATTTGCcaatatttaaacaatttgatgCTAAGCTTGAAGAAGGaaacaaattgatattttttttaactacaagTATTTCCCGAACTTTAACTAATTTAAGGGAGTttgaatttatatgaaaaactcGATGAATTTAAAATAACTGAAAAGTTTTTGTCGGTAATTAATTCATGAGTCGAAGATTTTTCATCAAGATTCACCTAGTTTAGTTGCCTGTTCCCTGATATTACATCTTTTGATAAGTCAAGGTTTTGATATACTTGTAGtaatcagataaaaaaaaaaaaatacgcaacGGAAAACATGAAATTCACTTACGTGGGTCTTCTATCATTTTTAGTGTAAGTAGCTGAATTAACGATGTCTGTGCTGATGCTTGAATCTGGGGCACTTGTGCGATTGTCAAATGTTGATATGCTATTAACTGCATCGTTAGGATCTGAATAATTAAGGATAGGATTGCTTGTGATACGTATTCTAGAgtctgtaaaataaaaaaaaaaaacaattgataacACTATGAAAAAATGAATTGTTAGATGTTTCATACAAACCtcttggattttcaaaaatatttccattaacTGAATCTTGAGCTAATGATGATCTATCCATTGTAGATCGTCCTAACCATACCCAATCATGTGCATTTGTTGTTGATTCTCGTGGACGACGTGAGTCTCTCATTAGCAAGCCACCTTCAGTGAATGTATCTTTTGGTAAACTCTCCAGTCCCGACTCGATGGTAAGTGGTCGGAATTTTGAAGCATACACCACACACGATATGACAAATACAATAATAGCAAAGCAGAAAGCCGTCAACAGGACATACATTCCAATTTCCATTGACGTCATATCGCCATGTGGTCCTGGTTTATGTCTTAGACCACCAATGGTATTAATACTACCGCGGTGTTGTCTAGCCTGAACTGTGGGTTCATAATGATGACTGGCATCTTTTAATGGAATACCTACTAAATATATATCGAAAtattacataaaataaaatcagtttaaaaatgttttcttaccaATAATATCAGCTAAATCACCACTATCGCGGAAGCTCTTTCTCTCTCCTCTCATAATTCCATCATTTTGCACTGTATCTGGTTTGCTAACACTTTCTCCTGTATTAAAATCTACTTGAACTGAAGCTAGGGCAGTTGCAAGTGGTCCAGGATTTGATTTTGATGGTTTTGCCAATGGCATACTTCGTCGAACCCTACAATCTTCAGACAATAAAAGGGTGACTCGCAACAGATCACCATTGCCTTCTCCAACGGCAATCACACGTGGATGATGTGATGCCAACATAGGGGCAAATGCTACCACTTCAGTATCCAAACTTTCCACCAATAGGAAATAATCATCCACAGAGATATCCCTATATGACCATACAAATTAGATTAAATAAAtcttcttcaaataaaaattatattatctacCTCAATGGGGTTCTGGCGCCATCTGAAAATTCCAAATCAATATCTAATAGACCTTCTTGATACTGAGCTGTAAGTCGACGTGTGACAGATGTCTCAGCAATGTAACCATTTTCGATTGTACTATCGGGATTGATGGTCAGTTGAAGTCCAGACACCACACGTACAATTAATCTTGTTAAACTGACTTTATCGCTGCCCACTCGAATCTCCTTAGCACCAATTACTCTTCCATTTATCGGCGAAAGgacctttaaataaaaaatagttaagaTTGAGCAAGAGATTATCTCTAAAGTGTCAATATTACCTGCACATCAGTCCGTCCCATCGATTTACCCTGAAGTACTCGACCTTTTAAGCTTGCTATCTTTGGATCTGCTACTCTCAGCAGGGGTTGCACTAAATCGGTTACCCTCAGTCCAGTTCTGCGTGATATCAGATAACTTATACGACCAGAATTCTAAAGAGATGAATACAacacaattaaatttaataacctTCAcgttataattttcaaaaaaaagtaatttctaCCTGATCTGTTGCTAAAAACCTAGCATAGACTTCTACGGGACTTTGTTGGTATCTTGCTCTACAAACGGCCTTATCGGAACCCAACACATTCATAAAATCATCTCCATGTTGGCTCCAGACGTAAGAGCGTTTCTTGCGACGTCTAGTTTGTTTGCCGTGTCTACAATTGGATCTAAATTTAATTGGCATCTCAAAAACAAACTTGGGATATGTATAAACTCACGTGTAATGATGCTCATCAGGTACTTTCCATCCTTTGATTTGAGATAGTCTAAAATCGGAAACATACACTTCCAATGGGAATTCGGGCATCCAAACGATAAACTTTGCCAGACCAATGTATGTGCCGTATTTGACGATAATTGATGCATTCGATGAACCACGTATCTCAGAACCATCTACATAAACTGAACTGCAAGATGATGATACCTGCGCACGGATAAAAGGTGAAGACATAAATCAATTAGAGCATATATAATGTTGGTATGTATGGCTGCTTGTCTAtcacatatatgtacataatgaAGATTTGCATAGAAGATAAACTTACTTTAATAACACTTTCGTCTTCGGCATGACAAGAACTCTGCAATGTAACATCTGCTACTTTTCCAGCTTGTGACACAATGAAAACTTTCATAGCTTGAGCAACTTGACGACCTGTGAGCACTGCAGTGTTCATAAGTTCCCAGTTctataatgaaaattaaatgcaaaattttataactATGGAAAAATATATGCTTTAAGGAGATAGAAAGATAAAGTAAAATTAAAGACCATGTGAAAATGATTCAGTTCAAGAATATGATACGAAAAATTGTACCTAAAAATTAATACGATTCAAACTGACCAGTTCTCCCTCTACAAAATGTCCATATCCTCCTGAAATTCATGGATTGGCTTTAGGAAGATTTATAACATGAACATTTTATGTGGATACAATTGACCCATATGACACATGACCAAAAGGTATCTTTTAATGGTGGATCTAGTGAAACGACAATCAATTCAATCAATGCATATAGTCGGTGACGCGTacaaagtgtgtaactccaattTGTTCGAAAATGCGATTTTGATGCAATGTGTTAGGTTTCAGTGAATGCCATAATATCTCATACCAGGAATTCCCATTTCAttcataattaaaattatacatgattaaaatttcaagaaaataacacggtttaatttgaaaatatgagattttgtttttcatctcttttaaaatttggttaTATGGAGTTAGATACTTTGCATACTTCACCAACGATATCTGTATCGTATTTAAGTGAAATGAAGAGGTATGTCGAAATCGAATAGGTACATAAATTAGCTTTATATCCAAAATAATTGCGTTTTACAATATTGTAGCGAAAATTAACTATGACTCTTTTTAGACTTTATATGATTATAGCCTTATGGCAACAGAGTTTAGGAAACATATAACTTTTCTGCTtacgaaaatattaaaaaaaaaaatttgattttgaaaaaaaaaacacttcttcaaatttttttaaattatttttttcatttgtaccTTTCTTCGAAAACCTAAAAGTGCTTTATAATACTTTCTTCGGGTCTTCTCTCAGAATATatctatttcaaaatttaagatACAAAGAAATTTACAAGTAACCCGAATTGGcttttttgcagtttttattcATGTCGATATGAAGAATATTTTGAACACCCCTCGTAGGTTCTGTTACATCAGTAAGTAGATCGTGATAGGTTAAGTTAAGATGCAAGATGGATATAGTTCATTTGACATAGAAAAATTGTAACAGATTCATTTGGAGCTTCAAATTCAAGAGTACATGTTTTTGTAACGGAAAAGTATGTTACTCTTTGCCTTCAATACGTTCGGTTAACTATGTCAAAAACATTCCTGAATTTATAAGGCATTttgaaaagttataaaaataaaatgcacgactggggtcgcacgtacttgctcttgcagttcaaagcacttttatgttagtctacttgtagattttaaaagctgcctctaaattaaaaaaaaaaagatgttggggaagagccgacatttagggcaaaattttgtaaaattaaaaaatttttttttgttatttgacttttttgagaaaaaataaaaatgcagttttattgccactgctttaaatattacgtatacaaagtttaatcaaaatcgttagagccgttttcgagaaatttgcaatatcgtatttttttgtatgggaggtatacgttctatacgagatagaaaaaaacaaaaaaaaaccaactttcagaattccataaaaatcatctgtaccaaatttgaagaaaatccgtccacccgtttaggctgtggaaatgtgtacaggtggacgcacaaccgcacagacgcacggacggaattgcgagacccactttttcggaattctccatcatcgtaatgttggttttgattaaaacctcaatttttttttcgacacgaaaccaatacttgccctatagagcaagtaaaaatggcaAAACGGCCCttgatattattatttaaaaaaacagaagaatcTTACCTTTGATATTGGCAAAACAGCTTGAATATCATCTTTGTTGATTTCCAACTTAGCAATAAGTTTCTTTCGTGTTTCTTCGGGAGTAGCACCTGTGCTCTCCGGTGAAGCATCCTTCAGTTTTGGACTATCGTATACATAGCTAACTgaccaaacaatttttccaCCATCCCAGTTCTCTTTTGTGTCATTTGCGACTTCTAATAACCAAGAGAACACTTCAAACACTCTGCAATAtagaaaacaaaactttatcATTTACAATTACTATGAATAAAATGATAAACGAGTATACCTAGTGCTGTTTTCACTTTCGGCATCTTTTCCCGTACTATCTGGATCTTGATCTTTTCTAAATGCCGTCACTCGGGCAACAGTATGCTTTGGATTTTCCTTTTCCACAGAAACATTCCATTCATCTGATGAGGTAGTAGCTCCAAGTATTCGCATTCCAGCCTTAACACGAGCCCTAACAATAAAAACTGCAATATTCTGTTCGACTTGCTGATGCAAAAAGACCGGAACATGAATTTTCGACATTGGATAAAGGGGTCGTTGCGGCAGAAGTATGGTTAAGGAATCATCAGCTCTAAGATCTTTGTATGGAGATTGTGCTGCGATCAGAGGTATTTGAGCAAACGAAGTTAATGGTTGAATTTGAACTTTTGGTTCGCACTGCTCTGGGTTGCGTGATGGTGGCTCAAAGACACTATACGAAACCTGCACCAAACGTTGTGGTACCTTTGGTGGGGTACTGCCACGAGAGGTTTTATCTGGTGGCGGTAGAGCTGGCCACCAGCTAGACggtataacaacctataaaaggTATTGCAAGTTATTAAAGTTATAAACACGAATTACATTTACCCATTTTCAAAGACGGCAACATGCACACCACACTTACCTCAGCCACGCATACGCCGTCCTCTCCTTCAGGCATACAACGACCTTTCAATGGCGTTCGGGATCCCATTGAGACATGCAACAAAACGCATATCTTTTGCCTCTGCAAATGGCCACCTGGATCGGCGCCAGCATGAAAGAGCACCCTTAGAACGGGCGAGTCACGAGGTATTGTCGTGCGCACCAAATGCGCCGATATATCCAGATGTAAATTGGTCTGTTGCAATTCCATGAGTGCGACAGTGGTATTCTAATTGTGGAATGCACATTATACGCAAACAACAACCACATCAACCAAAACAGAAAAACCgaaaaagagataaaaaaagaagaaaaaacaacacgCAATTAAATTAAACTCTATTTAGACATGCTTTTCGATTTGTTTATACTTAATTTATCTgctcttgaaataaaaaaaaaaagagagactTCTGTAGATGGAAGACCACTACTGGTGGGTGATCACAATATATGTACGTGTACGTGTAGACTTGGACTTACGTTTAAATGATCTCCTTGAGTTTCTACGGCATCCGGAACAATGTAACGAGCAGGCACCGTCTGTTTTGTTGAAAATGGTCCGTAGCTTGCTCTAATTGAAACAGGCTGGGTCGTCTGCACGACTGTGAACCGATCGATGGACAGCACCGAGTCTTGGGTAACTCGTGGTCGCGCAGAAGATTGAACATTTGATATCTCAGGACTAACTGGTGGTTGTCGTGGGGAATGCTTTAGAAAAAATCCACTGTCGGCTGCTTCAAAATGAACCTCGACAGATCGACATCggtctgcaaaaaaataaacaaaaaaacgaaaatgagCAACAATAAGGAAACATCTTTTAATTTAGATTCATTAATCGcaagtatttaaaaatgaggataattaaacaacatttttgtagtatttgttttgttgttcaattatttgaattgaaaacaaaaaagaatttacaGAGAGAATGGAATTGGGGGATGGAGattgaaattctttataaaatgttttatggAGAATAGTTAACATAAAAGGCGGGAGGCCTCCAATGGAGTTAGGTTTGTGCCTGTTCAGTACTTCAAAAAAGAAAGGAATGGTATAATTAGTTCTCCAGACAGAGGATCTGCGTGCCTATATCAAAgataaaaggttaaaaaaagaTCGAGTATATGGTCGAGTACagttctttaaattaaaagggCTTAGCAAATTCGTTTGGTAAATGGTAAGATGCTTTCGCTTTGTACAAGATCGAGGTAAACTCGTCAGATTCCAGAGTTTCTAGTACATTTAAATTCGGGTTAGAAGAACGACCTTTTCCGATTTACCAATTTTTTAAGGTCCACAACGGTCTTAAGCACACAATAAGTCCACAATCTCACAAGTTGCAATTTTTAGCTATAGCCAAAAAGGTTCTTAGATCTCTTTAGTTTCGAATTGATGCTTTGAATGGGAAGTTGTAATGTTTGAGTTTTATGAGTAATTAGCAAACATGTTGTAGTTCAGCAAAATCATAATAGCCATTGATCGGTCTTATAACATCAAGGATCATAGCAAGTTTACGGAAATTAGTAGGGTTTATGCGAAAGCTAGAACCTAAACGTTTTTGCTGTACTGCTTGACGTCGAACAATACTCGTAGTTAAAATATGTTCGAAGAGAAGTCCTTAGTGAATGGAACTACCACAGGAACTAAATTAAAAGTAATTAACAACAAACTCGGATATAGCTCACGTGCACTACAATTGAGAGGGCGAGCAATTCaagcaatttgatttcaataAATCATAATTTATGTTCTCGGTAAAGGACAATCCCCGGATTCAACACAGCCCACCTGAACTTAATTTTTAgaggctctgattggtcagaaCCAAATGTCACCTAACTTTTTATGacatctgaccaatcagagcctcTAAAAATTCAGAACTTAAGTTCAGGTGGCCTGCGTTGAACCCGGGGAATGAATACAAatgcccttgattatgaaagtaGACTAAGTCAATTTGTACCAAAGAAGGCACGTTTTCGcgatctattaaaaaaaaatggtgcgTCAAAATATGAtactgtttttttaaattaaaaaaaaaaataatacctcacatatattcaaaaaaaatattttggcggGTTACGAcacatgaatttttaatgacaaacaaaaaagagatcATAATCAAGATGAATCGGCAACCATATCATATGCATATCATATCTGGA
This DNA window, taken from Episyrphus balteatus chromosome 2, idEpiBalt1.1, whole genome shotgun sequence, encodes the following:
- the LOC129910871 gene encoding transmembrane protein 132E isoform X1, giving the protein MKDLFWIPLFALLLNLDRCRSVEVHFEAADSGFFLKHSPRQPPVSPEISNVQSSARPRVTQDSVLSIDRFTVVQTTQPVSIRASYGPFSTKQTVPARYIVPDAVETQGDHLNNTTVALMELQQTNLHLDISAHLVRTTIPRDSPVLRVLFHAGADPGGHLQRQKICVLLHVSMGSRTPLKGRCMPEGEDGVCVAEVVIPSSWWPALPPPDKTSRGSTPPKVPQRLVQVSYSVFEPPSRNPEQCEPKVQIQPLTSFAQIPLIAAQSPYKDLRADDSLTILLPQRPLYPMSKIHVPVFLHQQVEQNIAVFIVRARVKAGMRILGATTSSDEWNVSVEKENPKHTVARVTAFRKDQDPDSTGKDAESENSTRVFEVFSWLLEVANDTKENWDGGKIVWSVSYVYDSPKLKDASPESTGATPEETRKKLIAKLEINKDDIQAVLPISKNWELMNTAVLTGRQVAQAMKVFIVSQAGKVADVTLQSSCHAEDESVIKVSSSCSSVYVDGSEIRGSSNASIIVKYGTYIGLAKFIVWMPEFPLEVYVSDFRLSQIKGWKVPDEHHYTSNCRHGKQTRRRKKRSYVWSQHGDDFMNVLGSDKAVCRARYQQSPVEVYARFLATDQNSGRISYLISRRTGLRVTDLVQPLLRVADPKIASLKGRVLQGKSMGRTDVQVLSPINGRVIGAKEIRVGSDKVSLTRLIVRVVSGLQLTINPDSTIENGYIAETSVTRRLTAQYQEGLLDIDLEFSDGARTPLRDISVDDYFLLVESLDTEVVAFAPMLASHHPRVIAVGEGNGDLLRVTLLLSEDCRVRRSMPLAKPSKSNPGPLATALASVQVDFNTGESVSKPDTVQNDGIMRGERKSFRDSGDLADIIVGIPLKDASHHYEPTVQARQHRGSINTIGGLRHKPGPHGDMTSMEIGMYVLLTAFCFAIIVFVISCVVYASKFRPLTIESGLESLPKDTFTEGGLLMRDSRRPRESTTNAHDWVWLGRSTMDRSSLAQDSVNGNIFENPRDSRIRITSNPILNYSDPNDAVNSISTFDNRTSAPDSSISTDIVNSATYTKNDRRPTISHSDDSVPPPLPPHARLNDRKNEYRPPVPPHRNIGVTALVTSNSENETGTEKESAINAIPVVQKRHHHKHHRNPNHAHNRRSQVHGNIDLIRCYDRPPDHHLNFTHEQLNLALKNHVAQQQLDDSSPEDPLTPKKIGPLTEEDDEKERNELHMAERLVENAAQQQKNAFQFDSLTPKRDIGAHRASSYVNKSANAQSSSEEELQLNALKIDENPEVKRRHRKQSTSFVPSSSLPDTSTINSSSDDNGGFITPPKDDGKSRRNQVKRATVVGNPMFSTTVDGDIGPGESLGLDDLDMDYEQIMHYFDNLKESNA
- the LOC129910871 gene encoding transmembrane protein 132E isoform X2; the encoded protein is MKDLFWIPLFALLLNLDRCRSVEVHFEAADSGFFLKHSPRQPPVSPEISNVQSSARPRVTQDSVLSIDRFTVVQTTQPVSIRASYGPFSTKQTVPARYIVPDAVETQGDHLNNTTVALMELQQTNLHLDISAHLVRTTIPRDSPVLRVLFHAGADPGGHLQRQKICVLLHVSMGSRTPLKGRCMPEGEDGVCVAEVVIPSSWWPALPPPDKTSRGSTPPKVPQRLVQVSYSVFEPPSRNPEQCEPKVQIQPLTSFAQIPLIAAQSPYKDLRADDSLTILLPQRPLYPMSKIHVPVFLHQQVEQNIAVFIVRARVKAGMRILGATTSSDEWNVSVEKENPKHTVARVTAFRKDQDPDSTGKDAESENSTRVFEVFSWLLEVANDTKENWDGGKIVWSVSYVYDSPKLKDASPESTGATPEETRKKLIAKLEINKDDIQAVLPISKNWELMNTAVLTGRQVAQAMKVFIVSQAGKVADVTLQSSCHAEDESVIKVSSSCSSVYVDGSEIRGSSNASIIVKYGTYIGLAKFIVWMPEFPLEVYVSDFRLSQIKGWKVPDEHHYTHGKQTRRRKKRSYVWSQHGDDFMNVLGSDKAVCRARYQQSPVEVYARFLATDQNSGRISYLISRRTGLRVTDLVQPLLRVADPKIASLKGRVLQGKSMGRTDVQVLSPINGRVIGAKEIRVGSDKVSLTRLIVRVVSGLQLTINPDSTIENGYIAETSVTRRLTAQYQEGLLDIDLEFSDGARTPLRDISVDDYFLLVESLDTEVVAFAPMLASHHPRVIAVGEGNGDLLRVTLLLSEDCRVRRSMPLAKPSKSNPGPLATALASVQVDFNTGESVSKPDTVQNDGIMRGERKSFRDSGDLADIIVGIPLKDASHHYEPTVQARQHRGSINTIGGLRHKPGPHGDMTSMEIGMYVLLTAFCFAIIVFVISCVVYASKFRPLTIESGLESLPKDTFTEGGLLMRDSRRPRESTTNAHDWVWLGRSTMDRSSLAQDSVNGNIFENPRDSRIRITSNPILNYSDPNDAVNSISTFDNRTSAPDSSISTDIVNSATYTKNDRRPTISHSDDSVPPPLPPHARLNDRKNEYRPPVPPHRNIGVTALVTSNSENETGTEKESAINAIPVVQKRHHHKHHRNPNHAHNRRSQVHGNIDLIRCYDRPPDHHLNFTHEQLNLALKNHVAQQQLDDSSPEDPLTPKKIGPLTEEDDEKERNELHMAERLVENAAQQQKNAFQFDSLTPKRDIGAHRASSYVNKSANAQSSSEEELQLNALKIDENPEVKRRHRKQSTSFVPSSSLPDTSTINSSSDDNGGFITPPKDDGKSRRNQVKRATVVGNPMFSTTVDGDIGPGESLGLDDLDMDYEQIMHYFDNLKESNA